The following proteins are co-located in the Vigna angularis cultivar LongXiaoDou No.4 chromosome 2, ASM1680809v1, whole genome shotgun sequence genome:
- the LOC108329173 gene encoding probable pre-mRNA-splicing factor ATP-dependent RNA helicase DEAH2 isoform X1 has translation MGTERKRKVSLFDVVDDSLAKKAKSNGGANNSVANALINRWNARPYSQRYFDILEKRKTLPVWHQKEEFLQVLKDNQTLILVGETGSGKTTQIPQFVLDAVELETPDKRRKMMIACTQPRRVAAMSVSRRVAEEMDVTIGEEVGYSIRFEDCSSARTVLKYLTDGMLLREAMTDPLLERYKVIILDEAHERTLATDVLFGLLKEVLKNRPDLKLVVMSATLEAEKFQGYFFGAPLMKVPGRLHPVEIFYTQEPERDYLEAGIRTVVQIHMCEPPGDILVFLTGEEEIEDACRKITKEISNLGDQVGPVKVVPLYSTLPPAMQQKIFEAPPPPLKEGGIPGRKIVVSTNIAETSLTIDGIVYVIDPGFAKQKVYNPRVRVESLLVSPISKASAHQRSGRAGRTQPGKCFRLYTERSFNNDLQPQTYPEILRSNLANTVLTLKKLGIDDLVHFDFMDPPAPETLMRALEVLNYLGALDDDGNLTKLGEIMSEFPLDPQMSKMLVVSPEFNCSNEILSISAMLSVPNCFVRPREAQKAADEAKARFGHIDGDHLTLLNVYHAYKQNNEDPSWCYDNFVNHRALKSADNVRQQLVRIMARFNLKQCSTDFNSRDYYVNIRKAMLAGYFMQVAHLERTGHYLTVKDNQVVHLHPSNCLDHKPEWVIYNEYVLTSRNFIRTVTDIRGEWLVDVAPHYYDLSNFPQCEAKRVLEKLYKKREKEEETRSRR, from the exons ATGGGTACGGAGAGAAAGAGGAAGGTGAGCTTGTTCGACGTGGTAGATGATTCTCTAGCGAAAAAGGCGAAATCAAATGGCGGCGCCAATAACAGCGTTGCCAATGCTCTCATCAATCGCTGGAACGCAAGGCCTTACTCTCAGAGGTACTTCGATATTTTGGAGAAGAGAAAAACCCTCCCTGTTTGGCACCAGAAAGAAGAGTTCTTACAAGTTCTCAAAGATAACCAGACTTTGATTCTTGTCGGTGAAACTGGTAGTGGCAAAACCACTCAG ATTCCTCAGTTTGTTTTGGATGCTGTCGAGTTAGAGACACCAGACAAACGTAGGAAGATGATGATTGCGTGCACTCAGCCTCGGAGAGTGGCTGCGATGTCTGTTTCGCGTCGTGTGGCTGAAGAGATGGATGTAACCATAGGGGAAGAGGTTGGTTACAGTATCAGATTTGAAGACTGCAGTAGTGCGAGGACAGTTTTGAA GTATCTAACAGATGGTATGCTCTTAAGGGAAGCAATGACAGATCCGCTGTTGGAACGGTACAAGGTTATTATTCTTGATGAGGCTCACGAGAGGACTTTGGCCACTGATGTGTTATTTGGCCTTCTGAAAGAAGTGCTTAAAAATAGACCTGACTTGAAGTTGGTTGTTATGAGTGCTACTCTTGAAGCTGAAAAGTTTCAGGGCTATTTTTTTGGTGCCCCTCTCATGAAAGTTCCTGGAAGGCTACATCCTGTTGAAATTTTCTACACACAGGAACCTGAAAGGGATTACTTGGAGGCTGGCATTAGGACAGTGGTACAAATACACATGTGTGAACCACCTGGAGATATACTTGTTTTTCTGACTGGAGAGGAAGAGATAGAAGATGCTTGCcgcaaaataacaaaagaaatttCTAATCTGGGAGATCAGGTGGGCCCTGTGAAAGTGGTACCCCTGTATTCTACCCTTCCTCCAGCTATGCAGCAGAAGATTTTTGAGGCACCGCCACCTCCATTGAAGGAGGGTGGAATTCCTGGAAGGAAGATTGTGGTCTCAACAAACATAGCAGAAACTTCGTTGACAATTGATGGTATTGTTTATGTCATTGACCCTGGCTTTGCTAAGCAGAAGGTTTATAATCCACGAGTTCGTGTGGAGTCTTTATTAGTATCACCAATATCAAAAGCTAGTGCACATCAGAGGTCTGGGCGTGCCGGAAGAACTCAACCAGGGAAATGCTTTAGACTTTATACAGAGAGAAGTTTCAATAATGATCTTCAGCCACAGACCTATCCAGAAATTTTAAGATCAAATCTTGCCAATACAGTTCTTACTTTGAAGAAACTAGGTATAGATGATTTAGTGCATTTTGATTTCATGGACCCGCCTGCTCCTGAGACATTAATGCGTGCATTGGAAGTGTTGAATTACTTGGGTGCACTGGATGATGATGGTAACTTAACTAAGCTGGGTGAGATTATGAGTGAATTTCCCTTGGATCCACAGATGTCGAAGATGCTTGTTGTCAGTCCTGAATTCAACTGTTCAAATGAGATTCTGTCAATTTCTGCCATGCTGTCAG TACCCAATTGCTTTGTCCGGCCTAGGGAGGCTCAAAAAGCTGCGGATGAAGCTAAAGCTAGGTTTGGGCACATTGATGGAGATCATCTGACGCTGTTGAATGTCTATCACGCATACAAGCAAAATA ATGAGGATCCCTCTTGGTGCTATGATAACTTTGTTAATCATAGGGCATTGAAATCAGCTGATAATGTTAGACAACAGTTAGTGCGTATCATGGCCCGGTTTAATCTGAAGCAATGCAGCACTGACTTTAATAGTCGCGACTATTATGTCAACATAAGAAAAGCTATGCTAGCTGGGTATTTCATGCAGGTAGCTCACTTGGAGCGTACAGGACACTACTTGACGGTGAAAGACAACCAG GTGGTGCATTTGCATCCATCAAATTGCCTGGACCACAAGCCTGAATGGGTAATTTATAACGAATATGTTCTTACCAGTCGGAATTTTATTCGTACTGTTACAGACATACGAGGGGAATG GTTGGTTGATGTAGCACCACATTACTATGATTTGTCTAATTTCCCCCAATGTGAGGCAAAGCGTGTTCTAGAGAAACTTTACAAGAAGCGAGAAAAGGAGGAGGAAACCCGGAGTCGCAGATAA
- the LOC108329173 gene encoding probable pre-mRNA-splicing factor ATP-dependent RNA helicase DEAH2 isoform X3, translating into MGTERKRKVSLFDVVDDSLAKKAKSNGGANNSVANALINRWNARPYSQRYFDILEKRKTLPVWHQKEEFLQVLKDNQTLILVGETGSGKTTQIPQFVLDAVELETPDKRRKMMIACTQPRRVAAMSVSRRVAEEMDVTIGEEVGYSIRFEDCSSARTVLKYLTDGMLLREAMTDPLLERYKVIILDEAHERTLATDVLFGLLKEVLKNRPDLKLVVMSATLEAEKFQGYFFGAPLMKVPGRLHPVEIFYTQEPERDYLEAGIRTVVQIHMCEPPGDILVFLTGEEEIEDACRKITKEISNLGDQVGPVKVVPLYSTLPPAMQQKIFEAPPPPLKEGGIPGRKIVVSTNIAETSLTIDGIVYVIDPGFAKQKVYNPRVRVESLLVSPISKASAHQRSGRAGRTQPGKCFRLYTERSFNNDLQPQTYPEILRSNLANTVLTLKKLGIDDLVHFDFMDPPAPETLMRALEVLNYLGALDDDGNLTKLGEIMSEFPLDPQMSKMLVVSPEFNCSNEILSISAMLSGSSLGAYRTLLDGERQPGGAFASIKLPGPQA; encoded by the exons ATGGGTACGGAGAGAAAGAGGAAGGTGAGCTTGTTCGACGTGGTAGATGATTCTCTAGCGAAAAAGGCGAAATCAAATGGCGGCGCCAATAACAGCGTTGCCAATGCTCTCATCAATCGCTGGAACGCAAGGCCTTACTCTCAGAGGTACTTCGATATTTTGGAGAAGAGAAAAACCCTCCCTGTTTGGCACCAGAAAGAAGAGTTCTTACAAGTTCTCAAAGATAACCAGACTTTGATTCTTGTCGGTGAAACTGGTAGTGGCAAAACCACTCAG ATTCCTCAGTTTGTTTTGGATGCTGTCGAGTTAGAGACACCAGACAAACGTAGGAAGATGATGATTGCGTGCACTCAGCCTCGGAGAGTGGCTGCGATGTCTGTTTCGCGTCGTGTGGCTGAAGAGATGGATGTAACCATAGGGGAAGAGGTTGGTTACAGTATCAGATTTGAAGACTGCAGTAGTGCGAGGACAGTTTTGAA GTATCTAACAGATGGTATGCTCTTAAGGGAAGCAATGACAGATCCGCTGTTGGAACGGTACAAGGTTATTATTCTTGATGAGGCTCACGAGAGGACTTTGGCCACTGATGTGTTATTTGGCCTTCTGAAAGAAGTGCTTAAAAATAGACCTGACTTGAAGTTGGTTGTTATGAGTGCTACTCTTGAAGCTGAAAAGTTTCAGGGCTATTTTTTTGGTGCCCCTCTCATGAAAGTTCCTGGAAGGCTACATCCTGTTGAAATTTTCTACACACAGGAACCTGAAAGGGATTACTTGGAGGCTGGCATTAGGACAGTGGTACAAATACACATGTGTGAACCACCTGGAGATATACTTGTTTTTCTGACTGGAGAGGAAGAGATAGAAGATGCTTGCcgcaaaataacaaaagaaatttCTAATCTGGGAGATCAGGTGGGCCCTGTGAAAGTGGTACCCCTGTATTCTACCCTTCCTCCAGCTATGCAGCAGAAGATTTTTGAGGCACCGCCACCTCCATTGAAGGAGGGTGGAATTCCTGGAAGGAAGATTGTGGTCTCAACAAACATAGCAGAAACTTCGTTGACAATTGATGGTATTGTTTATGTCATTGACCCTGGCTTTGCTAAGCAGAAGGTTTATAATCCACGAGTTCGTGTGGAGTCTTTATTAGTATCACCAATATCAAAAGCTAGTGCACATCAGAGGTCTGGGCGTGCCGGAAGAACTCAACCAGGGAAATGCTTTAGACTTTATACAGAGAGAAGTTTCAATAATGATCTTCAGCCACAGACCTATCCAGAAATTTTAAGATCAAATCTTGCCAATACAGTTCTTACTTTGAAGAAACTAGGTATAGATGATTTAGTGCATTTTGATTTCATGGACCCGCCTGCTCCTGAGACATTAATGCGTGCATTGGAAGTGTTGAATTACTTGGGTGCACTGGATGATGATGGTAACTTAACTAAGCTGGGTGAGATTATGAGTGAATTTCCCTTGGATCCACAGATGTCGAAGATGCTTGTTGTCAGTCCTGAATTCAACTGTTCAAATGAGATTCTGTCAATTTCTGCCATGCTGTCAG GTAGCTCACTTGGAGCGTACAGGACACTACTTGACGGTGAAAGACAACCAG GTGGTGCATTTGCATCCATCAAATTGCCTGGACCACAAGCCTGA
- the LOC108329414 gene encoding uncharacterized protein LOC108329414: MANRPDPDIDDDFRELYKEYTGPPSSAATNTQERAKPNKRSNAGSDEEDEGRDPNAVPTDFTSREAKVWEAKSKATERNWKKRKEEEMICKLCGESGHFTQGCPSTLGANRKSQDFFERIPARDKNVRALFTEKVLSKIERDIGCKIKMDEKFIIVSGKDRLVMAKGVDAVHKIREEGEQRGSSSSQMTRSRSPERSERSPVNARFQRSEPQRSHSGPRNTSQFQQRFGRQERAVEDRIREDVQKFARGSPQAYGNSGARGRSSQSRSPRHAPFTGNSYSSFDGRNQNMGAFRNDGWDHRRESGIQPGHQFDYNASPQTLEELELEYKNEAAELMKIRDREEDEENFKHREAIRDLREQYMSKVGLVRATHARQWEDFLQHDAQRLQQQAVQQMSSGYRGFKQQSFPEYDGSSVNPPPYAGTNLPLDSRNRFSDNMEPYTTRPHDNFGEFHRRGDFAKAYNRY, translated from the exons ATGGCAAATAGACCGGATCCAGATATTGATGACGACTTTCGTGAGCTTTATAAGGAGTACACTGGCCCCCCAAGTTCTGCTGCTACGAACACGCAAGAGAGGGCAAAACCAAATAAGAGGTCTAATGCAGGGTCTGATGAGGAGGATGAAGGTCGGGACCCAAATGCTGTTCCCACTGATTTCACCAGCCGAGAAGCTAAGGTTTGGGAGGCTAAGTCAAAGGCTACTGAAAGGAATTGGAAGAAAAGGAAGGAGGAGGAAATGATATGCAAGCTTTGTGGAGAATCAGGGCATTTCACTCAG GGCTGCCCATCTACCCTTGGAGCCAATCGCAAGTCTCAAGATTTCTTTGAAAGGATACCTGCTAGAGACAAAAATGTACGGGCACTTTTCACAGAGAAAGTTTTAAGCAAGATTGAAAGGGACATTGGTTGCAAAATAAAGATGGATGAAAAGTTTATCATTGTCAGTGGTAAGGATAGATTAGTTATGGCAAAAGGTGTTGATGCGGTACACAAGATTCGAGAAGAGGGTGAACAAAGGGGATCATCTAGTTCTCAAATGACCCGATCAAGATCACCTGAGAGAAGTGAGAGAAGTCCGGTTAATGCACGGTTTCAACGCTCTGAGCCCCAAAGGTCTCATTCTGGACCACGGAATACATCTCAGTTTCAACAAAGGTTTGGTAGGCAGGAGAGGGCTGTTGAAGACCGAATCCGGGAGGATGTTCAAAAGTTTGCTAGAGGTTCTCCACAAG CTTATGGAAATAGTGGAGCTAGAGGTCGATCAAGCCAGTCAAGATCTCCAAGACATGCCCCTTTTACAGGAAACTCATATAGTTCTTTTGATGGTCGTAATCAAAACATGGGTGCGTTTAGGAATGATGGCTGGGATCATAGAAGAGAATCTGGTATCCAGCCTGGTCATCAGTTTGATTACAATGCCTCCCCACAGACTTTGGAAGAATTAGAGTTGGAATATAAGAACGAGGCAGCAGAGCTAATGAAAATTCGTGacagagaagaagatgaagaaaatttcaagCATCGGGAG GCTATTAGAGATTTGAGGGAGCAGTACATGAGCAAAGTTGGCTTGGTAAGGGCTACACATGCAAGACAGTGGGAAGATTTCCTTCAGCATGATGCGCAGAGGCTTCAACAGCAGGCAGTTCAACAGATGTCTTCTGGTTATCGAGGTTTTAAACAGCAGAGCTTTCCTGAATATGATGGGTCCTCTGTCAATCCTCCTCCCTATGCTGGGACGAATTTACCATTGGATTCAAGGAACAGGTTCTCAGACAACATGGAACCTTATACTACTAGGCCTCATGATAATTTTGGGGAATTTCATAGGCGTGGAGATTTTGCAAAAGCTTACAACAGATATTAA
- the LOC108329173 gene encoding probable pre-mRNA-splicing factor ATP-dependent RNA helicase DEAH2 isoform X2, translating to MGTERKRKVSLFDVVDDSLAKKAKSNGGANNSVANALINRWNARPYSQRYFDILEKRKTLPVWHQKEEFLQVLKDNQTLILVGETGSGKTTQIPQFVLDAVELETPDKRRKMMIACTQPRRVAAMSVSRRVAEEMDVTIGEEVGYSIRFEDCSSARTVLKYLTDGMLLREAMTDPLLERYKVIILDEAHERTLATDVLFGLLKEVLKNRPDLKLVVMSATLEAEKFQGYFFGAPLMKVPGRLHPVEIFYTQEPERDYLEAGIRTVVQIHMCEPPGDILVFLTGEEEIEDACRKITKEISNLGDQVGPVKVVPLYSTLPPAMQQKIFEAPPPPLKEGGIPGRKIVVSTNIAETSLTIDGIVYVIDPGFAKQKVYNPRVRVESLLVSPISKASAHQRSGRAGRTQPGKCFRLYTERSFNNDLQPQTYPEILRSNLANTVLTLKKLGIDDLVHFDFMDPPAPETLMRALEVLNYLGALDDDGNLTKLGEIMSEFPLDPQMSKMLVVSPEFNCSNEILSISAMLSVPNCFVRPREAQKAADEAKARFGHIDGDHLTLLNVYHAYKQNNEDPSWCYDNFVNHRALKSADNVRQQLVRIMARFNLKQCSTDFNSRDYYVNIRKAMLAGYFMQVAHLERTGHYLTVKDNQVVHLHPSNCLDHKPEWVG from the exons ATGGGTACGGAGAGAAAGAGGAAGGTGAGCTTGTTCGACGTGGTAGATGATTCTCTAGCGAAAAAGGCGAAATCAAATGGCGGCGCCAATAACAGCGTTGCCAATGCTCTCATCAATCGCTGGAACGCAAGGCCTTACTCTCAGAGGTACTTCGATATTTTGGAGAAGAGAAAAACCCTCCCTGTTTGGCACCAGAAAGAAGAGTTCTTACAAGTTCTCAAAGATAACCAGACTTTGATTCTTGTCGGTGAAACTGGTAGTGGCAAAACCACTCAG ATTCCTCAGTTTGTTTTGGATGCTGTCGAGTTAGAGACACCAGACAAACGTAGGAAGATGATGATTGCGTGCACTCAGCCTCGGAGAGTGGCTGCGATGTCTGTTTCGCGTCGTGTGGCTGAAGAGATGGATGTAACCATAGGGGAAGAGGTTGGTTACAGTATCAGATTTGAAGACTGCAGTAGTGCGAGGACAGTTTTGAA GTATCTAACAGATGGTATGCTCTTAAGGGAAGCAATGACAGATCCGCTGTTGGAACGGTACAAGGTTATTATTCTTGATGAGGCTCACGAGAGGACTTTGGCCACTGATGTGTTATTTGGCCTTCTGAAAGAAGTGCTTAAAAATAGACCTGACTTGAAGTTGGTTGTTATGAGTGCTACTCTTGAAGCTGAAAAGTTTCAGGGCTATTTTTTTGGTGCCCCTCTCATGAAAGTTCCTGGAAGGCTACATCCTGTTGAAATTTTCTACACACAGGAACCTGAAAGGGATTACTTGGAGGCTGGCATTAGGACAGTGGTACAAATACACATGTGTGAACCACCTGGAGATATACTTGTTTTTCTGACTGGAGAGGAAGAGATAGAAGATGCTTGCcgcaaaataacaaaagaaatttCTAATCTGGGAGATCAGGTGGGCCCTGTGAAAGTGGTACCCCTGTATTCTACCCTTCCTCCAGCTATGCAGCAGAAGATTTTTGAGGCACCGCCACCTCCATTGAAGGAGGGTGGAATTCCTGGAAGGAAGATTGTGGTCTCAACAAACATAGCAGAAACTTCGTTGACAATTGATGGTATTGTTTATGTCATTGACCCTGGCTTTGCTAAGCAGAAGGTTTATAATCCACGAGTTCGTGTGGAGTCTTTATTAGTATCACCAATATCAAAAGCTAGTGCACATCAGAGGTCTGGGCGTGCCGGAAGAACTCAACCAGGGAAATGCTTTAGACTTTATACAGAGAGAAGTTTCAATAATGATCTTCAGCCACAGACCTATCCAGAAATTTTAAGATCAAATCTTGCCAATACAGTTCTTACTTTGAAGAAACTAGGTATAGATGATTTAGTGCATTTTGATTTCATGGACCCGCCTGCTCCTGAGACATTAATGCGTGCATTGGAAGTGTTGAATTACTTGGGTGCACTGGATGATGATGGTAACTTAACTAAGCTGGGTGAGATTATGAGTGAATTTCCCTTGGATCCACAGATGTCGAAGATGCTTGTTGTCAGTCCTGAATTCAACTGTTCAAATGAGATTCTGTCAATTTCTGCCATGCTGTCAG TACCCAATTGCTTTGTCCGGCCTAGGGAGGCTCAAAAAGCTGCGGATGAAGCTAAAGCTAGGTTTGGGCACATTGATGGAGATCATCTGACGCTGTTGAATGTCTATCACGCATACAAGCAAAATA ATGAGGATCCCTCTTGGTGCTATGATAACTTTGTTAATCATAGGGCATTGAAATCAGCTGATAATGTTAGACAACAGTTAGTGCGTATCATGGCCCGGTTTAATCTGAAGCAATGCAGCACTGACTTTAATAGTCGCGACTATTATGTCAACATAAGAAAAGCTATGCTAGCTGGGTATTTCATGCAGGTAGCTCACTTGGAGCGTACAGGACACTACTTGACGGTGAAAGACAACCAG GTGGTGCATTTGCATCCATCAAATTGCCTGGACCACAAGCCTGAATGG GTTGGTTGA